One genomic region from Jiangella sp. DSM 45060 encodes:
- a CDS encoding MFS transporter: MTAGPKTGLWSIGPSVYLPSLLFGIGQGAIAPVIPLSARDLGGSVATAGLVVALLGVGKIVGDLPAGMLAVRLGERRAMLFALAVVLAALTACLLAPSVFVLAAAVVLIGISSSVFGLARHAYVTEAIPFELRGRALSTLGGMQRIGLFAGPFLGAAAMSRLGLDGAYWVHVVVAVAAAIVLVVVPEPPAAGARERAAPQQPDNTARVIRRHLPVLRTLGVGALLVGAARASRQVAIPLWGEHLGLDPATVSLLFGLSGAVEMLIFYPAGYAMDRLGRRWIVVPSMLLLGLSLVLLPLTGGVGTYTAVALLMGFGNGLGSGIIMTIGSDVSPDVSRATFLGAWRLFADVGNGVGPVLVSVVTAAATLGAAIATAGAVAFVAAALMARWVPRNGAVS; encoded by the coding sequence TTGACGGCGGGCCCGAAAACCGGCCTCTGGTCGATCGGTCCGTCGGTATATCTCCCGTCGCTCCTGTTCGGCATCGGGCAGGGCGCGATCGCCCCGGTGATCCCGCTGTCGGCGCGGGACCTGGGCGGTTCGGTGGCGACGGCCGGGCTCGTGGTGGCGCTGCTGGGCGTCGGCAAGATCGTGGGCGACCTGCCGGCGGGGATGCTCGCGGTCCGGCTGGGGGAGCGGCGCGCGATGCTGTTCGCGCTCGCCGTCGTGCTGGCCGCGCTCACCGCCTGCCTGCTGGCGCCGTCCGTCTTCGTGCTGGCGGCGGCGGTGGTGCTGATCGGCATCTCGTCGTCGGTGTTCGGGCTGGCCAGGCATGCGTATGTCACGGAGGCGATCCCGTTCGAGTTGCGTGGCCGGGCGTTGTCGACGCTCGGGGGGATGCAGCGAATCGGGCTGTTCGCGGGCCCGTTCCTGGGCGCGGCGGCGATGAGCCGGCTGGGCCTCGACGGTGCGTACTGGGTGCACGTGGTGGTCGCGGTCGCGGCGGCGATCGTGCTGGTGGTGGTGCCCGAACCACCGGCCGCCGGCGCCAGGGAGCGGGCCGCGCCGCAGCAGCCGGACAACACGGCCCGGGTCATCCGCCGGCATCTGCCGGTGCTGCGGACGCTGGGCGTCGGGGCCTTGCTGGTGGGGGCGGCGCGGGCGTCGAGACAGGTGGCGATCCCGTTGTGGGGCGAGCACCTCGGCCTGGACCCCGCGACGGTGAGCCTGTTGTTCGGCCTCTCGGGCGCGGTGGAGATGCTGATCTTCTACCCGGCCGGCTACGCGATGGACCGCCTCGGCCGCCGCTGGATCGTCGTCCCGTCGATGCTGCTGCTCGGCCTCTCGCTGGTGCTGCTGCCGCTGACCGGCGGCGTCGGCACGTACACGGCGGTGGCGCTGCTGATGGGGTTCGGCAACGGGCTGGGCAGCGGCATCATCATGACGATCGGCTCGGACGTCTCGCCTGACGTCAGCCGCGCGACGTTCCTGGGGGCGTGGCGGCTGTTCGCCGACGTCGGCAACGGCGTCGGGCCGGTGCTGGTGAGCGTGGTGACGGCGGCGGCGACGCTGGGCGCCGCGATCGCGACCGCCGGGGCCGTCGCCTTCG
- a CDS encoding ATP-binding protein, with translation MEAEQAPAPADAALRRMPPGVRDALSWLAHVLDATVPLRTAEDHDEFARRQLGGDTAGVVAVRERLGPFTAPLVARVLAEDMRAHPPSDLAGLESDESPRWDRLQLDDTVETVPTSLVAAFEPGTLSAAPLIVAIDARWSDKELIVHARTADVEAAERYLQDVVARARGPRNYFKGRCLHIRARRSGFDVVPVAVPDESRDGVIVPAAVWADIDLNVAGLFRRRDLMQRLGLGTNRGLLLHGPPGTGKSALCRVLAAELAGDVTVVFCDAQSIADAIEAVYEELTRLSPALVVLEDLDLVIGRRRYGNDLGLHGFLAALDGAMSRHQGVVTVATTNDPRVLDDAAVRAARFDRTVELPLPDGTQRRAILRRYLGPLAAAVEVDAIADGTDGASGADLRELVRRSVLADGDEVTTATLRRNAGDGTWAPATGAGLYV, from the coding sequence ATGGAGGCCGAGCAGGCGCCCGCGCCCGCCGACGCCGCGTTGCGGAGGATGCCGCCCGGTGTCCGGGACGCGCTGTCGTGGCTGGCGCACGTGCTCGACGCGACCGTGCCGTTGCGGACGGCCGAGGACCACGACGAGTTCGCCCGGCGGCAGCTGGGCGGCGACACCGCAGGGGTCGTCGCGGTGCGGGAGCGGCTCGGGCCGTTCACGGCGCCGCTGGTGGCCCGGGTGCTGGCCGAGGACATGCGCGCGCACCCGCCGTCCGACCTCGCCGGCCTCGAGAGCGACGAGAGCCCGCGCTGGGACCGCCTCCAGCTCGACGACACGGTCGAGACGGTGCCGACGTCGCTGGTGGCGGCGTTCGAGCCGGGCACGCTGAGCGCCGCTCCGCTGATCGTCGCCATCGACGCGCGGTGGTCCGACAAGGAGCTGATCGTCCACGCCCGCACCGCCGACGTCGAGGCGGCGGAGCGGTACCTGCAGGACGTCGTCGCGCGGGCCAGGGGTCCGCGGAACTACTTCAAGGGCCGCTGCCTGCACATCCGCGCCCGCCGCAGCGGGTTCGACGTCGTGCCGGTGGCGGTGCCGGACGAGTCGCGCGACGGCGTCATCGTCCCGGCCGCGGTCTGGGCCGACATCGACCTCAACGTCGCCGGGCTGTTCCGCCGCCGCGACCTCATGCAGCGGCTCGGCCTCGGCACCAACCGCGGGCTGCTGCTGCACGGCCCACCGGGCACGGGCAAGTCGGCGCTGTGCCGGGTGCTCGCCGCCGAGCTCGCCGGCGACGTGACGGTGGTGTTCTGCGACGCGCAGAGCATCGCCGACGCCATCGAGGCGGTCTATGAGGAGCTGACCCGGCTCTCGCCGGCGCTGGTCGTGCTCGAGGATCTCGACCTCGTCATCGGGCGCCGGCGCTACGGCAACGACCTCGGGCTGCACGGGTTCCTCGCCGCGTTGGACGGCGCGATGAGCCGGCACCAGGGCGTCGTCACGGTCGCGACGACGAACGATCCGCGCGTGCTCGACGACGCCGCGGTGCGGGCCGCCCGGTTCGACCGGACGGTGGAGCTGCCGCTGCCGGACGGTACGCAGCGACGGGCGATCCTGCGGCGCTACCTGGGGCCGCTGGCGGCGGCGGTCGAGGTCGACGCGATCGCCGACGGCACCGATGGCGCGTCGGGCGCTGACCTGCGCGAACTGGTGCGGCGCTCGGTTCTGGCCGACGGCGACGAGGTGACGACGGCGACGCTGCGGCGCAACGCCGGCGACGGCACCTGGGCCCCGGCGACGGGTGCTGGCCTGTACGTCTGA
- a CDS encoding S1C family serine protease: MLAFGTGLLLAGGAAAGAWAVLERERPAGTADDRQPLALPDASVTSVPPDPPTSAAPPPGEPADFAGLFDEVGSGVFMVQATTCAGSGVGSAFLVDDGLVMTAAHVVTEAASVVVAQDDGGVYPAAVVGIDEVNDIAVLEVSDDVRGHAFDLADAPSSAGEALAVIGHPLGDPLTITSGTASRVSEDLWPDFQLDVSVNPGNSGGPVVRGDGEVVGMAVARRLDAVGMAYAVRVELLAERLADPSLLAEPPVPRCDAPLGPAEGYTVPAVPSADESSEAAATTLASYFEGINTGDYQWAFDQLSPRRQGDMSVDDFAAGLVTSYDFGFVVNSFEETAAGARVWLEFVSIQAPEFGPDGEACTSWSLDYELVWDDIGYLLIDRVTGHGETAGHRPCA, from the coding sequence ATGCTCGCCTTCGGCACCGGGCTTCTGCTCGCGGGCGGGGCGGCCGCCGGGGCGTGGGCCGTCCTCGAGCGGGAGCGGCCGGCCGGCACCGCTGACGATCGGCAGCCGCTGGCGCTCCCGGATGCGTCGGTCACCTCGGTGCCTCCCGACCCGCCGACGTCGGCCGCCCCGCCGCCCGGTGAACCAGCCGACTTCGCCGGCCTCTTCGACGAGGTCGGCTCCGGCGTCTTCATGGTGCAGGCCACGACGTGTGCCGGATCGGGCGTCGGCTCGGCGTTCCTGGTGGACGACGGTCTCGTGATGACCGCCGCGCACGTCGTGACGGAGGCCGCCTCAGTGGTCGTCGCCCAGGATGACGGCGGCGTGTATCCGGCTGCTGTCGTCGGCATCGACGAGGTGAACGACATCGCCGTCCTGGAGGTGTCGGACGACGTCCGTGGGCATGCGTTCGACCTGGCCGATGCGCCGAGCTCGGCGGGCGAGGCGCTCGCGGTCATCGGCCATCCGCTCGGCGACCCGTTGACGATCACGTCGGGAACCGCCTCGCGCGTCAGCGAGGATCTGTGGCCGGACTTCCAGCTGGACGTCAGCGTGAACCCGGGTAACTCGGGCGGCCCGGTCGTCCGCGGCGACGGCGAGGTGGTCGGCATGGCCGTCGCCAGGCGTCTCGACGCAGTGGGTATGGCCTACGCGGTGCGCGTGGAGCTGCTGGCGGAGCGGCTTGCCGATCCCAGCCTGCTGGCCGAGCCGCCGGTTCCCCGGTGCGATGCGCCGCTCGGGCCGGCGGAGGGCTACACGGTTCCGGCCGTGCCGTCGGCCGACGAGTCGAGTGAGGCCGCCGCGACGACGTTGGCGAGCTACTTCGAGGGCATCAACACCGGCGACTACCAGTGGGCGTTCGACCAGCTGTCTCCTCGCCGGCAGGGCGACATGTCCGTCGACGATTTCGCTGCGGGTCTCGTGACCAGCTACGACTTCGGGTTCGTGGTGAATTCGTTCGAGGAGACCGCGGCCGGAGCACGCGTATGGCTCGAGTTCGTGAGCATTCAGGCGCCGGAGTTCGGGCCGGACGGCGAGGCCTGCACGAGCTGGTCGCTCGACTACGAACTGGTCTGGGACGACATCGGCTACCTGCTGATCGACCGCGTGACCGGGCACGGCGAGACGGCCGGGCACCGGCCCTGCGCCTGA
- a CDS encoding YafY family protein, which yields MPGGRDQLGPLERLTRLLLALESAEPAGLPADRLVAIGQYGAGDAYDAQRQLSRDVTALTTIGWDIRNVAGPGVDAHYRLYARDTRLRVQLTPEQQVELVRAALVAGDAGFRERLGDLPAPADDDLVRSGEPRRTEPDPLTEAAYAVEQRCVIRFTYKGRPRVVRPQLVRPGASGWYLYGHEIDVPEMKWFVTHRMSGVALDAPGTAGPLREVTAADLNPITWTRDPRVDVVVETAAEHETQVTAMLGEPSMRAADGDVVRLTVPVTNRTAFRARLYELGRRARVVAPPEVVDEIVADLRRFVSPLR from the coding sequence ATGCCAGGAGGACGCGATCAGCTCGGCCCGCTCGAGCGGCTCACGCGGCTGCTGCTCGCACTCGAGTCGGCCGAGCCGGCCGGCCTGCCCGCCGACCGGCTGGTGGCCATCGGGCAGTACGGCGCCGGCGATGCCTACGACGCGCAGCGCCAGCTCAGCCGCGACGTCACCGCGCTCACCACCATCGGCTGGGACATCCGCAACGTCGCCGGCCCCGGCGTCGACGCGCACTACCGGCTGTACGCGCGCGACACCCGGCTGCGGGTGCAGCTCACCCCTGAGCAGCAGGTCGAGCTGGTGCGCGCGGCGCTGGTCGCGGGCGACGCCGGCTTCCGCGAGCGGCTCGGCGACCTGCCCGCACCGGCCGACGACGACCTGGTCCGCTCCGGCGAGCCGCGGCGCACCGAGCCCGATCCGCTCACCGAGGCCGCCTACGCCGTCGAGCAGCGCTGCGTCATCCGCTTCACGTACAAGGGCCGCCCGCGGGTGGTGCGCCCGCAGTTGGTCCGCCCGGGCGCGTCCGGGTGGTACCTGTACGGCCACGAGATCGACGTGCCCGAGATGAAGTGGTTCGTCACGCACCGCATGTCCGGCGTCGCGCTCGACGCGCCCGGCACCGCCGGGCCGTTGCGTGAGGTGACCGCCGCCGACCTGAACCCCATCACGTGGACCCGCGACCCCCGCGTCGACGTCGTCGTCGAGACGGCGGCCGAGCACGAGACACAGGTGACGGCCATGCTCGGCGAGCCGTCCATGCGCGCGGCCGACGGCGACGTCGTGCGGCTGACCGTTCCGGTCACGAACCGGACGGCGTTCCGCGCCCGCCTCTACGAGCTCGGGCGCCGCGCCCGTGTCGTCGCGCCGCCCGAGGTCGTCGACGAGATCGTGGCCGACCTGCGCCGATTCGTGAGCCCGCTGCGGTGA
- a CDS encoding YafY family protein, whose product MSTPQYVRRFGRVTRALNELSLHAGGLPIAVLAETVGTDAATLRAELRAYFRADVDPAFSPNAIRQTTIRFHDADGVDVEPAEAEFVSASPRPTEEVGADYVTVGELARIYRAGHDLLAVEPANAALEGALQALTATVLAGLGTERSTWLADRAASIGEALRSRRRVELTYARAWQPGVRTHVVEPYRLVKTRRGWELDAGFVEDDAFTGRVGTFLLSGVRVATVLPSTFDRPPDVDARIAANRRTTMVDLVAPQGSRWVVERFAESVEVLGEDEDMIRMRAHLLPPVDHRLGLLLLVAGPDTWVNTPTHLRDAGTALARDLLAHYEG is encoded by the coding sequence GTGAGCACACCCCAGTACGTCCGCCGGTTCGGCCGCGTCACCCGCGCGCTCAACGAGCTGTCGCTGCACGCCGGCGGCCTGCCCATCGCGGTGCTGGCCGAGACCGTCGGCACCGACGCCGCGACGCTGCGGGCCGAGCTGCGCGCCTACTTCCGCGCCGATGTCGACCCCGCGTTCAGCCCGAACGCGATCCGTCAGACGACGATCCGCTTCCACGACGCCGACGGTGTCGACGTCGAGCCCGCGGAGGCCGAGTTCGTGTCCGCGTCACCGCGGCCCACCGAGGAGGTCGGCGCCGACTACGTCACCGTCGGCGAGCTGGCCCGCATCTACCGCGCCGGGCACGACCTCCTCGCCGTCGAGCCGGCCAACGCCGCGCTCGAGGGCGCGCTCCAGGCGCTGACGGCGACCGTGCTGGCCGGTCTCGGCACCGAGCGCTCCACCTGGCTCGCCGACCGCGCCGCGTCGATCGGCGAGGCGCTGCGGTCGCGCCGGCGGGTCGAGCTCACCTACGCCCGGGCCTGGCAGCCCGGCGTCCGCACCCACGTCGTCGAGCCCTACCGGCTGGTCAAGACCCGCCGCGGCTGGGAGCTCGACGCCGGCTTCGTCGAGGACGACGCGTTCACCGGCCGCGTCGGCACGTTCCTCCTCTCCGGCGTCCGCGTCGCCACCGTCCTGCCCTCGACGTTCGACCGCCCACCCGACGTCGACGCCCGCATCGCCGCCAACCGCCGCACGACCATGGTCGACCTGGTCGCGCCGCAGGGCAGCCGCTGGGTGGTCGAGCGCTTCGCCGAGTCGGTCGAGGTGCTCGGCGAGGACGAGGACATGATCCGCATGCGGGCACACCTGCTCCCTCCGGTCGACCACCGGCTCGGCCTGCTCCTCCTCGTCGCCGGGCCGGACACCTGGGTCAACACCCCGACCCACCTCCGCGACGCCGGCACGGCCCTCGCCCGCGACCTGCTGGCCCACTACGAGGGCTGA